A single Rattus norvegicus strain BN/NHsdMcwi chromosome 5, GRCr8, whole genome shotgun sequence DNA region contains:
- the Ski gene encoding ski oncogene isoform X2: protein MVASFSGGCRGSAYAVCSKALLPQLVPRVSEPPASIRPKTDDTSSQSPASSEKDKQSTWLRTLAGSSNKSLGCAHPRQRLSAFRPWSPAVSASEKETSPHLPALIRDSFYSYKSFETAVAPNVALAPPTQQKVVNSPPCTTVVSRAPEPLTTCIQPRKRKLTMDAPGAPDMLTPVAAAEEDKDSEAEVEVESREEFTSSLSSLSSPSFTSSSSAKDLSSPGMHAPPVAAPDAAAHADAPSGLEAELEHLRQALEGGLDTKEAKEKFLHEVVKMRVKQEEKLTAALQAKRSLHQELEFLRVAKKEKLREATEAKRSLRKEIERLRAENEKKMKEANESRVRLKRELEQARQVRVCDKGCEAGRLRAKYSAQIEDLQAKLQHAEADREQLRADLLREREAREHLEKVVKELQEQLWPRPRPENSGGESNAELDP from the exons GTCTCAGAGCCCCCAGCTTCCATAAGACCCAAAACAGACGACACTTCCTCACAGTCCCCTGCGTCTTCTGAGAAGGACAAGCAGTCCACTTGGCTGCGGACCTTGGCTGGTTCCTCCAATAAG AGCCTCGGCTGTGCTCACCCTCGCCAGCGCCTTTCTGCTTTCCGGCCCTGGTCCCCTGCAGTGTCCGCAAGTGAGAAGGAGACGTCCCCACACCTACCAGCCCTGATTCGAGACAG CTTCTACTCCTACAAGAGCTTTGAGACAGCTGTGGCCCCCAATGTGGCCCTAGCACCACCAACCCAGCAAAAGGTTGTGAACAGTCCACCATGCACCACCGTGGTCTCCCGGGCACCAGAACCCCTTACTACGTGTATCCAGCCACGAAAGCGAAAGCTGACCATGGACGCACCAGGAGCCCCAGACATGCTCACACCCGTGGCTGCTGCAGAGGAGGACAAGGATTCTGAGGCCGAGGTTGAAGTTGAAAGCAGAGAGGAAT TCACCTCCTCCTTGTCCTCGCTGTCCTCCCCATCCTTTACCTCGTCCAGCTCTGCCAAGGATCTAAGCTCCCCCGGCATGCATGCTCCCCCTGTGGCTGCTCCTGATGCCGCAGCCCATGCTGATGCCCCAAGTGGGCTGGAGGCAGAGTTGGAGCACCTTCGGCAAGCCCTGGAGGGTGGCCTGGATACCAAGGAAGCCAAAGAAAAGTTCCTTCATGAGGTGGTCAAAATGCGAGTTAAGCAAGAGGAGAAGCTGACAGCAGCCCTTCAGGCTAAGCGCAGCCTGCACCAG GAGCTAGAATTCTTGCGTGTGGCCAAGAAGGAGAAACTGCGGGAAGCCACAGAGGCCAAGCGCAGTTTGAGGAAAGAGATTGAGCGGCTCCGAGCTGAAAATgagaagaagatgaaggaggCCAACGAGTCCCGGGTGCGCCTGAAGCGAGAACTGGAGCAGGCGCGGCAGGTCCGGGTGTGTGACAAGGGCTGCGAGGCCGGGCGCCTTCGTGCCAAGTACTCAGCCCAG ATTGAGGACCTGCAAGCAAAGCTGCAGCATGCAGAGGCTGACCGTGAGCAGCTTCGAGCTGACCTGCTGCGGGAACGGGAGGCCCGTGAGCACCTGGAGAAGGTGGTGAAGGAGCTTCAGGAGCAGCTGTGGCCTCGGCCACGGCCTGAGAATTCTGGAGGTGAGAGCAACGCTGAGCTGGATCCCTAG